The Alnus glutinosa chromosome 10, dhAlnGlut1.1, whole genome shotgun sequence DNA window GTCATATAGccgtagaagaaaaaaaaaatcattagttTTGGCTAGTATGCCAATTCTTCTTGGAAAACATTTACATTATACAGTAAAATGAATAAAGTTATACCCacctcttcattttcttatcaAAGATGCCTGGTCCGTAAGTTGACATGCACATGTCAACAAGAAGGGGAAATTGCATCAATATGAATAAGGTGACAGGTACACTAGCCAAACAAATGACAGGAATGACTAGCCATGAATATTGTCCCTGTAGCATAATTAAAAGAGCAGTAGAAAAGGCTGTCATCATGGCtgcaatggaaaagaaaagagtggaAAGTcctatgatcatctttcttggCAAGGATTCAAGGAAATCGTCTTCTGCATAGCGTGATGTTAGGATTCCCAAAAACATCACGACGGAAGTTGTGGAGGAAAAGAGGGACAAGGCGTCAAATATTATAAAGAGCATGAACAATCTTTTATCCAAGAATACAGGGACGCCAGTATCTTGATTGTTACCACCCGGAACAGTAAAGGCTGCAGCAAACATAATAGTAACAATGAGAGCGCCTACCACTGTACAAGAAGTTGATGTGCCCTTCATccatttttctccttctttcttcaaGTCTATGTGCTTCTTCGTAAACAATTCCCTAGGAGTCAAACCATCCCTGTTCAAATGTTCCTTAGACCTAGCAACAACAATACTTTCCACCTCCTACATTGTTGATTTAACTCTTATAAGTCCCATgttatttgaaaagaaattaaaaaaaaaaaaaattatacttccTCAAAATTACATGTAAATTAAAATGTCCCCCAAGCTTTGAAGAGTTTCATTTGATCCCTCAAACTACATAACTAGCCATTTACATAGTcgcctccattaggattttttaTTAGCTAGAGAGATGTTACACATCAATCACTTTCGTAAATCTGTCATTCAATTTGTGAGACCCACATGTGGACAAGAGATAGGTAACAGATGGAAACAAAAAGTTTCTCTTACCATTAAATCTGACAGAAAAATTAATACCCCTGCatcacataaaaaataaaaaaaaatactatgaagcAAAACCCATGGCCAGGTCTTCGGTCTCCATCCATGGctagtgaatttttttagtcGAAGCACATAATCgtatttttaaagaaatgatAGGGGTATAATAGAAATTTTACTTACTTTCCGCCGTATTTAATGGAAGAATCTAGGGCCCACTTGGTTTTATGGAATAGAGTCCTAGAATGACTATTTctatggaatagctattctttaaTTTGGTAGGGACCTATTCCCCTTAAGAAGAGGAATACCCATCCCTCTCATTTATGAGAAGAATCGCTATTCTTTAAGAAATACAcaacgttttcaaaaaagaaaaaagaaaaaaaaaaaaaaacatttttattttatattattttaacccttcaaccatttaaaaaaaattaaaaacttgaaTTGCTATGGGTGTCTAGCCGCCCAAGTCATAGTAGAACCCAGGGGTGCTCACACAACCCCCAAGGTACTCCGGGGGTGGTGCAAGCATCTTCGATAAATTTGCAAGTGGCCTACACACCTTCTCAAGCCACCCTCGATTTGCATTGGGGTGGCCacaaccacccccaatggcacCGAGGGTGTTGCGGCCACCACTAGGTTCTTCTGTGAGTGGCCGTCCACCCACAACAATTAAAcgcttatttatttcttttagttttagaaaaaaaataaaacaatcatGTGGGgctttttagtaattttgattaaattccAATTAGGGCATATcttttgtcaccaaactaaggaatatgaataactatttcattcaaCACTCATTCATTCCtagtaataactatttattttcctaattgAATTATCAAGTGAATTATAGCAATTTTGGCATAACGCTTGAGAGGGATAAGTATGtcttgaaaggaaaaaaagaagaataaggtattaatatataaacttAATGAGGAATGTTAGAGCATCTCCTTGTGTTCTCCTGGTATTCTCctagaatggcatagatgtaattttttaattacatctatgccattccagGAGAACACTGGGAGAtgttctaacatttctcaaactTAATACCATATTGTTCAACGACAATAGTATAAAGACAGATAATTTAACCTTATAGGTAGGAAGagtaaatattaatattaaagcTCAATACGtaatataacaaattaaaaaaagaagtgaatTACCAAGATAAAATGAATATCAATTAAATCATCAGTTATCAAAAGTCTTAAACTTATAAAAGGTTAAGTATCATTATCCCAAGAACTTGAACTTTGTTTACATTATATGTGTTAGGACCCTAGATTTACCCTAGATTTATTAGTATTTTCTGCCCAATTCTCTCAAGATATTGAGAGAAGTATCTATGTTATTTCCATGTTATTTCTTTCCATGCaagtttatttctttccatGTAAGGTAGTATCTTTTATTTCCTTAGTAAGAGTCTTACTCCTAATTGGAGTTGTAAGAGGCTTCCTTATATGGAAACTCACCTCTCCTAGTCCAAAATAGAATAGATTTGTCCTTATTAGGTAAATAAAGAGACTTACTCATAAAGCAATATCTCTAGtaggaaaataagggatttgtctccctttagaattatatttactatttacgtTATTTCTATTATTACTATGTAATCTTCTATTTAAGCAAACATTTTGCAATAAAGTGGGAGAGAATTATTTAGTCAATCAACACTTGTGTTGTGAGGTTAAGGTCACTTTAACGACCTTaaaggtctaggttccctcTAAGAACCTAAATTATCCCATTACGAACTTAGGTTCGTAACAATATGTTAAAGAGTTAATATGTTATTgtaattatattgcaaataaaaTGTCCAATTTTACTACTTGTTACAAGTTATAAGGACCTTGTAACTTAGATATTTTGTGCATTAATTGCACTTAAACACCTAAATCACAAACAGTATAACATGAATTCAATTCATCTATTGAATCACAATTACCTAGACAATAtgaatattgaaaataaaataaattttattttaaaaaatcaaattcaatttgGGTTTTAGGGTACTAATCAGTGAAAGTATGTGAGAAAAGTTTTAAACGAGAGAGATGACCTTAAACCATTGTAGTTCTCTTTGCATCTGCAAAGCTGCCCCTGGGATTCGATTAATTTGAATCGAAGCTCCTGTCATTCCTGCCATATGCAACATGTTATTGCCTTTCTTATTAGCCCAACTTGTCATAGTTTTCTTGATAGCAAGTCCGTATATAAGGCTAAAGATTTTTGCTTGACGATGTAGGACAGCCAATGAAAATATAAATGTGATGTCTTCATCACGACTCCACACAAGCTCTGGATTTGCTTTGAccataccaaaaataaaatcaaaatttccttTCTCGATAGAACGGAAGATGGCAGCTTCAACTTGACCTTTCTTCCTTTCCTCCATATTTGAAATTGATACTTCTTTGCACATGTGAACCAGAAGTTCATGGGACTTGGCATGGACTAATTTCAATCCGTATAAATCCTTGATTCCTTTATCAACAATCAAAACATTGCCAGCTTAGCTAGatgaaactataattttttttaaaaaaaatagagtacaAAGGCTCCACAAATTGTTAATTAAGCGAGGTAGGGTATTAATTGAATTGGCGTATGTACTATACGCAAGAAGTTACGGAGATTCGAAACTAGCTGGCACAATAAAGCTAGCActgcaaaataaaaatgaaattcagACACTCATACACATTAGAAAATtattactaaaataaataaaatgatgtgttttaaaaatatcacggtttttaaaaacgtagaaaaaaaattgtcttcaaATTGCAAGTAAGGggtttgtttttaaaaacattattttgatagttaaattgtaattttctgcGATTTTACCAAGCATTTAattggtttttaaaaattatctttaatttcaaatcaaacgttttaaaattgctattttttaatctcattttttttaaagctgcAAATTCAAACAGACCCTAACAAAAATTACTCTAACTGTTAGGGATATAATTTATCGTTAGTCCCACTCAAGCAATCTCTCTAACATAGACCAGTACATGGGGAATAATTGTCCAGCCAGTTCATGGAAATAATGGCACAAGCCCACGCACGAGGAATAACTACACACTACATGGAAAATAATTTCACTCCCACTATGCGGATGATACCTACCAATTATTCCAGAGTGAAAAcaaaatcctaaaaaataaGGATTGAACGTTGGACATCTACATAGATAGTAGGTatagaaaacaatacaaaaggTAGCGTAGCACTAGCGACCACGTAAAAGGGGGCATTTGGT harbors:
- the LOC133879025 gene encoding uncharacterized protein LOC133879025 codes for the protein MDNDLWDLIEATTEPPRQEDDEAAFKAWSKKNSTALHVIQISCGPDTIFEVIQISSAKTAWDTLEAMYVVSTGIYIQPARATEEIRLNIQDIEKGRSNQIKIIGSGMTGASIQINRIPGAALQMQRELQWFKEVESIVVARSKEHLNRDGLTPRELFTKKHIDLKKEGEKWMKGTSTSCTVVGALIVTIMFAAAFTVPGGNNQDTGVPVFLDKRLFMLFIIFDALSLFSSTTSVVMFLGILTSRYAEDDFLESLPRKMIIGLSTLFFSIAAMMTAFSTALLIMLQGQYSWLVIPVICLASVPVTLFILMQFPLLVDMCMSTYGPGIFDKKMKRWV